One Glandiceps talaboti chromosome 2, keGlaTala1.1, whole genome shotgun sequence genomic region harbors:
- the LOC144443636 gene encoding monocarboxylate transporter 13-like codes for MSAKRNSDEKNQRELAEPPDGGWGWVVMTSAFVVTLIMRGSEAAMAVVYVKFLDVFGAGGAVTSGIVSVFTAANFGGGALAAILTKKFGFRKVAMFGGMLSFLAFFASSFATGIVYLYISLGIVAGSSFGLVFMPTMVSLGRYFKNRYVLASSISLGGLGAGAFIMPPLCQFLLDHYGWRGTLMIFASISANMSVSAALLRPIHLQSSSPREGSKLQIVNDADGGVETNNGIENPAFGETMCMEENQKEGGECAKRSKPRGMKESKKSIKSTRKKKVTLGLCKETPLFIALLIYYALYNLGTAVVYTHLVDTAIRKGTSHVDAALLMSIMGIVTCISSIATGLLLDCCGLQSGRVYTHCFGVGMFAAATVAVPKTNSYPPLMAIASVMGVSRGMFSAVDYPCIKQIVGVERFAEGVGVAMIPVGIGFLIGPPLSGYFFDQTGSYNLSFYFAAGILTVGALAMVVSKWCADNSRKESRDINVPET; via the exons ATGTCGGCCAAAAGAAATTCAGATGAGAAAAACCAGCGAGAGTTGGCAGAGCCACCTGACGGAGGATGGGGATGGGTGGTAATGACTAGCGCGTTTGTCGTCACCTTGATAATGCGCGGGAGTGAAGCAGCGATGGCAGTTGTATACGTCAAATTCCTTGACGTATTTGGGGCCGGTGGTGCAGTAACATCTGGAATTGTTTCTGTATTCACGGCTGCTAATTTTGGTGGAG GTGCACTTGCTGCAATACTCACCAAGAAATTTGGTTTCCGAAAGGTTGCTATGTTTGGTggtatgttatcatttttgGCCTTCTTCGCGAGTTCGTTTGCCACTGgcattgtatatctgtacataagCCTTGGAATTGTTGCAG GAAGCTCCTTCGGTTTGGTTTTTATGCCAACGATGGTTTCATTGGGACGTTATTTCAAAAACCGCTACGTCCTTGCAAGCAGCATATCACTTGGAGGTCTTGGTGCAGGAGCGTTTATAATGCCGCCACTTTGTCAGTTTCTACTTGATCATTATGGTTGGAGAGGTACATTAATGATATTTGCATCCATCTCCGCTAATATGTCTGTGTCTGCAGCGCTGCTCAGACCAATACACTTACAGTCAAGTAGTCCTCGAGAAGGGTCAAAACTTCAAATCGTTAATGATGCTGACGGGGGTGTTGAAACTAATAATGGTATTGAAAACCCAGCATTCGGGGAAACAATGTGCATGGAAGAAAACCAAAAAGAAGGTGGGGAATGTGCTAAAAGAAGCAAACCACGCGGAATGAAAGAGAGTAAAAAGTCAATAAAATCCACACGGAAGAAAAAGGTTACTCTAGGATTGTGCAAAGAAACTCCTTTATTCATAGCCTTGCTCATATATTACGCACTCTACAATCTTGGCACAGCTGTTGTGTATACCCATCTAGTCGATACAGCCATCAGAAAAGGGACAAGTCATGTAGACGCAGCTCTCTTGATGTCAATTATGGGTATTGTAACTTGTATTAGCTCTATAGCTACCGGTCTTCTGTTAGATTGCTGTGGATTGCAAAGCGGAAGAGTCTACACACATTGTTTCGGAGTTGGAATGTTTGCAGCAGCAACGGTCGCCGTGCCAAAAACTAACTCGTATCCCCCATTGATGGCAATTGCGAGCGTCATGGGCGTGAGTCGTGGTATGTTTTCAGCAGTGGACTATCCATGTATTAAGCAGATTGTAGGAGTCGAAAGGTTTGCTGAGGGCGTCGGTGTTGCAATGATTCCTGTTGGTATCGGATTCCTGATTGGCCCACCTCTATCAG GTTATTTCTTTGATCAGACTGGGTCATACAATCTGTCTTTTTATTTCGCTGCTGGGATATTGACTGTTGGAGCGTTGGCCATGGTAGTCTCAAAGTGGTGTGCAGATAACAGCAGGAAAGAAAGCCGCGACATAAATGTACCAGAAACTTAA